In Balaenoptera ricei isolate mBalRic1 chromosome 4, mBalRic1.hap2, whole genome shotgun sequence, the following are encoded in one genomic region:
- the ACKR4 gene encoding atypical chemokine receptor 4 — protein MALEHNQSTDYYYEENEMNDTHDYSQYEVICIKEEVRKFAKVFLPAFFTIAFIIGLAGNSIIVAIYAHYKKRRTKTDVYILNLAVADLLLLFTLPFWAVNAVHGWVLGKIMCKVTSALYTVNFVSGMQFLACISIDRYWAVTKAPSQLGVRKQCRLICFCVWMAAILLSIPQLVFYTVNHKARCIPIFPHHLGTSMKASIQMLEICVGFVIPFLIMAVCYFITAKTLIKMPNITKSRPLKVLLTVVIVFLVTQLPYNIVKFCQAIDVIYSLITNCDMSKRMDVAIQITESIALFHSCLNPVLYVFMGNSFKNYIMKVAKKYGSWRRQRQNVEEIPFDSEDVTEPTSTFSI, from the coding sequence ATGGCTTTGGAACACAACCAGTCAACAGATTACTATTatgaggaaaatgaaatgaatgacacTCATGACTATAGTCAGTATGAAGTGATCTGTATAAAAGAAGAGGTCAGAAAATTTGCAAAAGTTTTCCTGCCTGCCTTCTTCACAATAGCTTTCATCATTGGACTTGCAGGCAATTCCATAATAGTGGCGATTTATGCCCATTACAAAAAGCGGCGAACCAAAACAGATGTGTACATCCTGAATTTGGCAGTGGCAGATTTACTCCTTCTATTCACTCTGCCTTTCTGGGCAGTTAATGCAGTTCATGGGTGGGTTTTAGGGAAAATCATGTGCAAAGTCACTTCAGCCTTGTACACGGTCAACTTTGTCTCTGGAATGCAGTTTCTGGCTTGTATCAGCATAGACAGATATTGGGCAGTAACTAAAGCCCCCAGTCAATTGGGAGTGCGAAAACAATGCCGGCTCATCTGTTTCTGTGTCTGGATGGCTGCCATCTTGCTGAGTATACCTCAGCTGGTTTTTTATACAGTAAATCACAAGGCTAGGTGCATTCCCATCTTTCCACACCACCTAGGAACATCAATGAAAGCATCAATTCAAATGCTGGAAATCTGCGTTGGATTTGTAATACCCTTTCTTATTATGGCAGTGTGCTACTTCATCACGGCAAAGACACTCATCAAGATGCCAAACATTACAAAATCTCGGCCCCTCAAAGTTCTGCTCACAGTGGTCATAGTTTTCCTTGTCACTCAGCTGCCTTATAACATTGTCAAGTTTTGCCAAGCCATAGATGTCATCTACTCCCTGATCACCAACTGCGACATGAGCAAACGTATGGATGTTGCCATCCAAATCACAGAGAGCATTGCACTCTTTCACAGCTGCCTCAACCCGGTCCTGTATGTTTTTATGggaaactcttttaaaaactacATCATGAAAGTTGCCAAGAAATATGGGTCCTGgagaagacaaagacaaaatGTGGAGGAGATTCCTTTCGATTCTGAAGATGTTACAGAGCCAACCAGTACTTTCAGCATTTAA